From the genome of Mucilaginibacter paludis DSM 18603:
CCGAAATCGGTATAAACCACAATGGATCGCTTGATATTGCAAAAAAGTTAATTGACGAGGCTGTTGCTGCAAAAGTAGATGCGGTAAAGTTTCAAAAACGTACTCCCGAGATCTGCGTACCAAAGGATCAATGGGAAATTATGCGCGATACCCCCTGGGGCCGTATGAGCTACATCAACTACAAACGAAAAACCGAATTTGGTTTTGACGAGTACAGTGAAATTGATGCTTACTGCAAACAAGCCGGTATAGATTGGTTTGTATCTACCTGGGATGTAGAAGCTGTTGATTTTATGGAACAATTTGATACACCGGTATACAAACTGGCATCAGCATCGTTAACTGATTTTCCGTTGATCGAGAAAATATTAGCTACCGGCCGTCCGTTAATGTTATCATCGGGTATGTCAACCATACAGGAGATCGAAGACGCGATGAAATTGGTTTACGATTTTAATCCTGAGTATCCTGTAATGCTTGCACATTCAACTTCAGCCTATCCCTGCAAGCCAGAAGAGCTGAATTTGAAAATGATACCAACCCTGTCAGCTAAATACCCAGAGGCTCCGATAGGCTATTCCGGTCACGAAACCGGCCTGGCCACTACCGTTGCTGCGGCAGTTATGGGTGCTACATTTGTGGAACGCCATTTTACGCTTGATCGTGCCATGTGGGGATCTGACCACGCAGCATCTGTTGAGCCACAGGGCTTTCACCGTTTAGTACGAGATATCCGCGATATTGAAATTGCGATGGGCGACGGTATCAAGAAAGTTTACGAATCTGAAATTGGCCCAATGAAAAGGCTGCGTGTAAATATCAATACACCAAGTGAAGTTAAATAATATAATATAATATAATACAGATGAGCGGACCTAACGAACATTTGCAGCACGTAACGATGGTAACCACCATCATTTTAGTATGTTGGATTGCTTTGATGATAGCCTGGGAGCGTATAGCTCCCTACCGCAAGGGGCTTCCATTTTTTCGTGACGGTTTTTGGGTCGACCTGGTTTGGTACACGCTGATCCAGAGTTTCTTTTTAAAGATTCTCATCTTTGATTACATTATAGCACCTATACAGCAACACGTGCACTGGGATGGCGTACAGGCATTCCAGGCATGGCCGTTGTGGTTACAGGTTACTTTTTTTGTGGTAACCCACGATTTTTATATCTACCTGTTTCACCGCTTTCAACATTACAGCAAGTTTTTCTGGCGTACGCACGAAGCTCATCACTCCGGCAAACACGTCGATTTTATGGCCGGATCACGCTCGCATGCGGTCGAGATCATTATCAACCAAACCATCGAGTTTGCACCTATCATTATCCTGTTGGGGCCGGATTCTGTTGTGGTGCCTATCAAGGCGATGATCGACGCCACCATGGGGATGTTTATCCATGCCAACATCAACGTTAAAATGGGTAAATTAAAATACCTGATCAATTCGCCCGAGTTGCACTTATGGCACCATGCCAATTACCAGGAAGTTTTCCACGCTAATTTTTCCACCAAATTTGCCATCTGGGATTATTTATTTGGTACCGTTTATTTCCCCGGCCATAAACCAGGTAACGAACCTGAAAACTGGGGCTTACATTATGATTTTCCGCGCGATTACTTTTTGCAACATGCTTTTTCGGTAAAAAGGTTTGATGAACAAGGCTTATTAAAATACAAATGGTTTAAGCGCTATTATAATTTAAGGCCTGATATCATGAACTATTTTAAAAAGCTATTCGGTTCAAAACCAACTACCCCAACTACCCAATCGCCACAGGTTAAGCAGGCTGATTATTCCGCACAGCCCGAATTACAGGATGTTTAAAACAATTTTATATCTTGCAGGTTAGTTAGTTAATAAATGTTTACTAAAATACATACATCTTGCGCTGGTTATTTTTGTTAATCGCTTCGTTATTTGAGGCCCTATGGACTTATTCAGTTAAGTATTTTAGCCTGACAAACCTGAAAACGATTCGGTTTGATAACTTTTACAAAATGGATGGTGGCCTTCCGGCATTGATTCCTCTGTTAGGGTACATCATTTTTGGAGTAGGCAATATCTTCTTTTTTTCGCTGGCGTTAAAGTCACTCAGCAACTCAACAGCTTATTCCGTTTGGACAGCCATGACTATTGTTGTTTTGAAATTAATTGAACTGCTTTATTTTAAACAAAAAATATCTGTGGTTGAATTTTGCTTTATCATCATGATTATCGTCGGCATTATGGGTTTAAAATTTTACGGCCCACCAGAAAAGACTGTTTAGAGGATAAATTATTACAGACCAGTACATTTCTCGAATCTTTTATCATACGGTTACAGGACGCTACTGTTGTGATTGGTAGTTATTGTAATAACACCATAGTACTTTTTAGCTGCCGCGATGTACAAATTTTCACGACGCCTTATATAAGCCTAACGTTAAAATTATAAGTGCTCTGCCTATTTTACTACAGGTGGCAGAGTAAAACTTAGCGGTCAACGCATTTATAAAAGCTGACAGCGACAACTGAAATATGTTCAGCATTTTTATGAGGAACTGCAGGTATCTATTGATTTTATAATCAATTTCGTTCGGATATTCCATCTGCCTTACCGGATTTATTTTATTTATTAGCATATATACATAATAATTTCCAAAATATTTGGACCAATAGCATGCTGTTGATATATTTGTCTATTAATCCTATAGACTTTATGTATATAACATTTTTGCCAACATCAATTATGCCCAACATGCGGAGCTCCACTGCTACATGTTGTTGCTGATGACAACGACGCATAACTTAAAAATTCAATCAGTTTAATTAAACCTCAAATAAAATTCATGAATATTTTTACTAAAGCTTTAAAAATTAGTGTGCTCTTTTTTGCACTGCTGCTACCAGCACTAACGTACGCCCAACTTAACGGGTCATATATACTAAGCGGCCAGGTTAACGATGAACATGGGCAAGCGCTCATTGGTGCTACCGTTAAAATAAAGGGTACTGGTAATGCTACGGCTACCGATATTAATGGCAAATTTTCATTAACAACCAATATCAAACTTCCTTATACCCTGGTTTTTACGGCCGTTGGTTTTCAGCCGCAGGAGTTTTATATTAAAAGCGCAAACAGTAAGCTAAATGTGCAATTATCAACCCAATCTTTATTGGTTAACGAGGTTGTTGTTACCGCATCCCGCAAGGAAGAAAAACTAATGCGCTCACCGGTAGCTATCGAGAAATTAGATATCCGTGCACTAAAAAACTCACCTGCTCCGAGCTTTTACGATGCCTTGGAAAATGTAAAGGGTGTACAGATGACTACATCAAGTTTAACATTAAAAGTACCTAATACACGCGGCTTTAACAGCCCTAACAACTTCCGGTTTATGCAATTGGTTGATGGTGTTGACATGCAGTCGGCTACTTTAGGTGTGCCGCTTGGCAATGCCATTGGCCCAACCGAGCTGGATATTGCCAGTATTGAAATTACGCCCGGTGCAGCTTCTGCCCTTTACGGAATGAACGCCCTTAACGGCTTGGCTAACTTAATTACTAAAGATCCGTTTAAATACCAGGGTTTAAGTTTTTATCATCGTACAGGTGTAAACCATGTTGATGGGATTGGTATCCGCCCGAGCGTACTCACCGAAGACGCCTTTAGGTATGCCAGGGCTTTTAATGATAAATTTGCTTTTAAAGTGAATGTAAGCTATTTACAGGGGCAGGATTGGCAATCAAATACTATTGCCGATCAAAACCCTAATAATCTTAAAACCGCCAACCCGCTTTATCCTGAACTGAACGGTGCTAACGCCGCTTATGATGGCTGGAATAAATATGGTGACGATGCGCTTGCAGGCAGCAATACAGTAGCTATTAAAGGTATTACTGTTAATGGCGTGGCGAGGCCAACTTTAACCGTAGCTCGTACTGGCTATAACGAAGTCGACCTGGTGGATCCCAAAGTGTCAAATCTGAAATTTGACGCCGGTTTTGCTTACAAATTAAACCCAACAACCGAAATATCCTACTCTTACCGCTTTGGAACGATGGATGGTGTTTTTCAACGGGGGAATAAAATAGCCCTGAACGGTGCTACCGTACAAAACCATAAGGTGGAGTTAAAGGGCAAGAATTTTTTGGTGAGAGGATATGTATCGCTGGAGAATACCGGGGATTCTTACAACGTAAAACCGTTGGCCGATAATCTCGACCTGAACCATGCGAGCAACTCGGTATGGGCAGCTACCTATAAAAGTGCCTTGATAGCTTATGGGAATGCGCATGGCGGTTCGTTAACATCGGCAAATCTTGCTGATGCTACCGTGGCTGCACGCGCTGCAGCAGATGCCGGCCGTGTTGAACCCGGCACCGCAGCTTTTAATGAGTTGAAAAAAACGATCGTCGGCATTAATAACTGGGATATTAAATCGAGCCTGATACCTAATGCGCCGGTTACCGGTGGAGCGGCATTGGTACAGCAAAGCCGGATGTACAATGGCGAAGCACAGTGGGATTTGACAGATAAGGTAAAAATATTTGACCTGTTGGTTGGGGGCGATGCACGTGTTTACCAGATCATCCCCGATGGCAATAACTTTGTTGATTTTAGCCGCCCCATAGCCGATAGAAATACGCCGCTGGCTGATGGCAGCTATGGTAAGGATGTTTACTATAAAAAGTTTGGCGCCTTTACCCAGGTTACCAAAACATTTTTTGATGATAAACTGAAATTATTTGGCTCGGTACGCTTTGATTATAACCCGTACTTCGATCCTAAATTTACCCCCCGCTTAGCGGCGGTTTACAGCGTTAACGAAAACCATAGTTTCAGGTTTACTTTCCAGGAGGGTTACCGCTTCCCGTCATTGTTTGAGGCTTTATCCTACGTAAACAACGGTCGGGTGAAACGGGTAGGCAGTTTGCCTTTTATTAACGACGGATTGAACTATTTAGGGAATAGCTATACCCAGGCGTCTGTAGCTACTTTTAACGCTGCGGTTAACGCCGCTGCAGGTAGCGCGAGCGGTACAGACGCAACCGCTTTAGCCAACAGGAACTTATTACAAGTTGCTGATTTACCAAAAGCACGCCCTGAGCAGATCACATCATACGAGGTAGGCTACAAAGGTAACTTTGTAGACAACAAAGTATTTTTTGATATCGACGCTTATACTAACCGCTATAATGGCTTTTTAGGCCAGGTGCAAGTTTATGTACCCAATGGAGCTACTGTTGGTACGGATGCTGCGGTATTGGCTATGCTTGATGTTAACCGCGACCCTACTACCGCAACATCAACCAACGCTGCAAGTGCGGGCCAGAGCCGGTACCGTGTATACACCAATGCCAAAAATATTTATAACAATTATGGCTCTTCTGTAGGTATTACCTATAACTTTTATAAAAAGTATACCGTATCGGGTAACGCCAGCTTCAACAAAATGGAATCGCAAAGCTCAACGGATATTTTTGTAACAGGCTTTAACACGCCGCAGTGGTCAACCAACTTGTCTTTTGGTAATCGTGAAATTATTAAAAATTTAGGTTTCAACGTTGTTTATAAGTGGCAGCAATCCTTTTTGTGGGAGAGCCCGCTGGTAACCGGAACTGTACCGGCCATCCATACTTTTGATGCTCAGGTTACCATTCGTGTACCCGAATATAACGCCACCTTTAAAGTGGGCGGTACTGATCTGTTTAACAAGCGCTATATCCAGTATGCCGGTGGCCCAACATTAGGCGCCTTGTATTACGCATCCATTACATTGGATGGTTTATTAGGTAAATAGGAGCTTGTGATCAAGGGAGTCAGAAAATAAGGAAGCAAATTTCCGGGTGTTAGTTTTTTGAAGCGGATAGGAGTGATGCCCTATCCGCTTTTGATGTGCGGGAGGCTTAAAAACCTGTAAATAACCCGTCTCTTTTCATTTCCTCCGCCGATTCTTCAACTTTTTCTCTAAGCGAATTTTTATAGCTGATCAGGTTTTGAACGATGGCGTCATCGGCGGTAGATATTATCTGGGCGGCCAATATACCCGCGTTCTTAGCGGCATTTAGCGCAACCGTAGCCACCGGGATGCCGTTAGGCATTTGCAGAATGGACAATACAGAATCCCAGCCGTCGATAGAGTTGCTTGATTTAATCGGGACGCCTATCACCGGCAAATGGGTTAGCGAGGCTACCATACCGGGCAGATGTGCCGCACCGCCGGCACCCGCGATAATTACTTTTAAACCACGTTCGGCAGCGCCGCGGGCATAGGCAAACATCCTATCGGGTGTACGGTGTGCAGATACTACCGTGAGTTCAAAATCAACGCCTAATTCTTTTAATACATTGGCGGCGTCCTGCATAACGGGAAGATCGGATTTGCTGCCCATGATGATTCCTACTTTTATCATTGTTGGTTGTTTATGGTGTTATCGGGTTGTTGAGTTATTAAGAATGTGGTCATTGTAATTTAAGTTATTGATGATAATGAGTATATCAGCATATCTTCACTATAATGACTTTTTCTTAAGTTGCTGATTATCAATTTGTATATTTTGCTCCAAAAATTACTATTCGTAATTTAAAGCTGGAGCCGTACTCAGTATGACACGCCCTTTTTTTGTGCGCGAAAGCTGTCATCCTGAGCCTGTCGAAGGACGTGCGGCATGGCCCTGTACGAGGCGTTTTTTGATGCAGCTTATCATTGCGCTTGTTTAAATTGTTGATTGTCAATTCGCATACTATTGCTCCTATAATCAGTATTCTTAATTTAGAACATCGGCCCGCTCAATCGCCACGGGAAGAAGCCCCACCCAACCCTCCTCGGTAGGGAGGGCCTAAAAAGTCTCCCCTACCGGGGGAAATTATGCACTGTGTTCATTTTTTTTGTGTGCATGAGCGCTACGCGGTTTATAGGGGGCTTTGGACTGTGCCCGATCCTTCCACCCGCAGGCCAAGCCCGGGCCGGCGTGCAGTCGGGCTTTTGCGCGCTTTCCTTCTGCGCTTGGTAATCTATAAGGTTCAAACGTCATCCGTATTTTTTTACGGCTGGCCGGATTTGTTCCTCGCAAAGGCAATTGACTATCACTAATGTATAGCTGCTCACTTGCTTCCTTGTTCTCGCCTCTTGCTTCTAACTTAATCAAGCAATCACTTTCAGCGTATCCTGTACAAATTTTGCTTTCTCAATAGCTTTACCGCGGTCGGCATCTACAATAGTTACATGGCCCATTTTTCTAAAAGGCTTGGTGAGTGCCTTGCCGTATAAATGTACGTATACTCCCGGGCATTTTAATACCTGCTCCATACCTTTATAAACTGCTGGTCCTTCGTAATCCTGTTCGCCCAGCAGGTTAACCATAATGGCGTTGTTAATGCTGGCGGTATCGCCTAATGGCTGGTTAAATATGGCACGTAAATGCTGCTCAAACTGCGATACCATGTTACCTTCAATAGTTTGATGGCCGCTGTTGTGGGGGCGTGGAGCAACTTCATTAACTAATATTTCCCCATCTCTGGTTAAAAATAGCTCAACGGCGAGTAAGCCTACAATTTTCAAACTTTCGGCTATCTTTCTTGCAATCAGGTCGGCCTTTTGCTGTATTTCAAAGGGCAGGGTAGAAGGGGATATTAAAAATTCAACCAGGTTAGCTTGCGGGTTAAACTCCATTTCAACCACTGGGAAAGTGTTCACCTCTCCTTTTTCATTCCTGGCAACAATAACTGCTATTTCTTTTTCAAAGTCAACCAGTTCCTCAATAATGCTTGGTTCGGTAAAGGCTTTATGCAAGTATGTTTCATCAGTTACCCTGTAAACACCTTTGCCATCATAACCATCGCGGCGTAATTTTTGAATATATGGATATGGAAATGGACTTTGCTTAAGCTGATCGGCGGAGCTAATCACCATAAAAGGCGCAGTAGGAATATCGTTTTCTTTAAAAAACTGCTTTTGCAGCCCTTTATCCTGTATGAGCCGAATGATGCGCGGTTGAGGATAAACTATCACACCTTCGCGCTCAAGTTGCTCCAGGGCGTCAACATTTACTTTTTCTATTTCGATGGTGAGCAGGTCGACTTTTTTACCAAAATTATATACAGTTTCGTAATCGCCTAAGGAGCCTACCACAAATTCATTGCAGAGTTTGCGGCAAGGGGCCTCCCTGTCAGGATCCAGAACCTTAATGTTTACATTGTAATTAATGGCCTGCTGTATCAGCATCCGGCCTAATTGGCCGCCGCCTAATATTCCTAATTTCAGATCTCCGTAAAACGCTTTCATTTGATGATACAAGTTTAGGGCAAATCTTTCAAAAACCCTAAATT
Proteins encoded in this window:
- a CDS encoding 5-(carboxyamino)imidazole ribonucleotide synthase, with product MKAFYGDLKLGILGGGQLGRMLIQQAINYNVNIKVLDPDREAPCRKLCNEFVVGSLGDYETVYNFGKKVDLLTIEIEKVNVDALEQLEREGVIVYPQPRIIRLIQDKGLQKQFFKENDIPTAPFMVISSADQLKQSPFPYPYIQKLRRDGYDGKGVYRVTDETYLHKAFTEPSIIEELVDFEKEIAVIVARNEKGEVNTFPVVEMEFNPQANLVEFLISPSTLPFEIQQKADLIARKIAESLKIVGLLAVELFLTRDGEILVNEVAPRPHNSGHQTIEGNMVSQFEQHLRAIFNQPLGDTASINNAIMVNLLGEQDYEGPAVYKGMEQVLKCPGVYVHLYGKALTKPFRKMGHVTIVDADRGKAIEKAKFVQDTLKVIA
- a CDS encoding N-acetylneuraminate synthase family protein, coding for MSKTISLNTGRKIGPGEPCYIIAEIGINHNGSLDIAKKLIDEAVAAKVDAVKFQKRTPEICVPKDQWEIMRDTPWGRMSYINYKRKTEFGFDEYSEIDAYCKQAGIDWFVSTWDVEAVDFMEQFDTPVYKLASASLTDFPLIEKILATGRPLMLSSGMSTIQEIEDAMKLVYDFNPEYPVMLAHSTSAYPCKPEELNLKMIPTLSAKYPEAPIGYSGHETGLATTVAAAVMGATFVERHFTLDRAMWGSDHAASVEPQGFHRLVRDIRDIEIAMGDGIKKVYESEIGPMKRLRVNINTPSEVK
- the purE gene encoding 5-(carboxyamino)imidazole ribonucleotide mutase — protein: MIKVGIIMGSKSDLPVMQDAANVLKELGVDFELTVVSAHRTPDRMFAYARGAAERGLKVIIAGAGGAAHLPGMVASLTHLPVIGVPIKSSNSIDGWDSVLSILQMPNGIPVATVALNAAKNAGILAAQIISTADDAIVQNLISYKNSLREKVEESAEEMKRDGLFTGF
- a CDS encoding sterol desaturase family protein, coding for MSGPNEHLQHVTMVTTIILVCWIALMIAWERIAPYRKGLPFFRDGFWVDLVWYTLIQSFFLKILIFDYIIAPIQQHVHWDGVQAFQAWPLWLQVTFFVVTHDFYIYLFHRFQHYSKFFWRTHEAHHSGKHVDFMAGSRSHAVEIIINQTIEFAPIIILLGPDSVVVPIKAMIDATMGMFIHANINVKMGKLKYLINSPELHLWHHANYQEVFHANFSTKFAIWDYLFGTVYFPGHKPGNEPENWGLHYDFPRDYFLQHAFSVKRFDEQGLLKYKWFKRYYNLRPDIMNYFKKLFGSKPTTPTTQSPQVKQADYSAQPELQDV
- a CDS encoding DMT family transporter; amino-acid sequence: MRWLFLLIASLFEALWTYSVKYFSLTNLKTIRFDNFYKMDGGLPALIPLLGYIIFGVGNIFFFSLALKSLSNSTAYSVWTAMTIVVLKLIELLYFKQKISVVEFCFIIMIIVGIMGLKFYGPPEKTV
- a CDS encoding TonB-dependent receptor — encoded protein: MNIFTKALKISVLFFALLLPALTYAQLNGSYILSGQVNDEHGQALIGATVKIKGTGNATATDINGKFSLTTNIKLPYTLVFTAVGFQPQEFYIKSANSKLNVQLSTQSLLVNEVVVTASRKEEKLMRSPVAIEKLDIRALKNSPAPSFYDALENVKGVQMTTSSLTLKVPNTRGFNSPNNFRFMQLVDGVDMQSATLGVPLGNAIGPTELDIASIEITPGAASALYGMNALNGLANLITKDPFKYQGLSFYHRTGVNHVDGIGIRPSVLTEDAFRYARAFNDKFAFKVNVSYLQGQDWQSNTIADQNPNNLKTANPLYPELNGANAAYDGWNKYGDDALAGSNTVAIKGITVNGVARPTLTVARTGYNEVDLVDPKVSNLKFDAGFAYKLNPTTEISYSYRFGTMDGVFQRGNKIALNGATVQNHKVELKGKNFLVRGYVSLENTGDSYNVKPLADNLDLNHASNSVWAATYKSALIAYGNAHGGSLTSANLADATVAARAAADAGRVEPGTAAFNELKKTIVGINNWDIKSSLIPNAPVTGGAALVQQSRMYNGEAQWDLTDKVKIFDLLVGGDARVYQIIPDGNNFVDFSRPIADRNTPLADGSYGKDVYYKKFGAFTQVTKTFFDDKLKLFGSVRFDYNPYFDPKFTPRLAAVYSVNENHSFRFTFQEGYRFPSLFEALSYVNNGRVKRVGSLPFINDGLNYLGNSYTQASVATFNAAVNAAAGSASGTDATALANRNLLQVADLPKARPEQITSYEVGYKGNFVDNKVFFDIDAYTNRYNGFLGQVQVYVPNGATVGTDAAVLAMLDVNRDPTTATSTNAASAGQSRYRVYTNAKNIYNNYGSSVGITYNFYKKYTVSGNASFNKMESQSSTDIFVTGFNTPQWSTNLSFGNREIIKNLGFNVVYKWQQSFLWESPLVTGTVPAIHTFDAQVTIRVPEYNATFKVGGTDLFNKRYIQYAGGPTLGALYYASITLDGLLGK